The following coding sequences lie in one Flavobacterium sediminis genomic window:
- the purT gene encoding formate-dependent phosphoribosylglycinamide formyltransferase: MRKKIILLGSGELGKEFVIAAQRLGQYVIAVDSYSNAPAMQVAHEFEVINMLDGAELDRIVAKHQPDFIVPEIEAIRTERFYDYEKQGITVVPSAKAANFTMNRKAIRDLAAKDLGLRTANYKYATSQDGLEKAVAEVGIPCVVKPLMSSSGKGQSTIKTEADIEKAWKYAVEGSRGDLVEVIVEAFVNFHSEITLLTVTQNNGLPTLFCAPIGHRQERGDYQESWQPARVSDQDIAEAQNMAKKVTEALGGAGIFGVEFFLTDEGVYFSELSPRPHDTGMVTLAGTQNFSEFELHLRTILSLPIAEITLEKAGASAVILASDFSENPRYEGLEKIAALPKTDFRIFGKPTTRPYRRMGIALTHDTLDTPVEEIVEKAKAAASLVTVKA; encoded by the coding sequence ATGCGTAAAAAAATAATTTTATTAGGTTCCGGCGAATTAGGAAAAGAATTTGTAATTGCAGCACAACGATTAGGGCAATATGTAATTGCAGTTGATAGTTATTCCAATGCTCCTGCAATGCAAGTGGCTCATGAATTTGAAGTGATTAACATGTTAGATGGCGCCGAACTTGACCGAATAGTAGCCAAACACCAACCTGATTTTATAGTTCCGGAAATTGAAGCGATCCGCACCGAGCGTTTTTATGATTATGAAAAACAAGGCATCACAGTAGTCCCTTCTGCTAAAGCCGCTAACTTTACCATGAACCGTAAAGCAATTCGCGATTTAGCAGCTAAAGATTTAGGACTTCGTACAGCTAATTATAAGTATGCAACTTCTCAGGACGGACTAGAAAAAGCAGTTGCTGAAGTTGGTATTCCTTGTGTAGTAAAACCATTAATGAGCTCATCAGGAAAAGGTCAATCAACGATCAAAACGGAAGCTGATATTGAAAAAGCCTGGAAATATGCCGTAGAAGGTTCTCGAGGTGACCTTGTTGAAGTAATTGTAGAAGCTTTTGTTAATTTTCATTCCGAAATTACCTTATTAACGGTAACTCAAAACAATGGATTACCCACATTATTTTGTGCTCCGATCGGCCACCGACAAGAACGTGGCGATTATCAGGAAAGCTGGCAACCGGCAAGAGTCTCCGATCAGGATATTGCCGAAGCACAGAATATGGCTAAAAAAGTTACGGAAGCTCTAGGAGGAGCCGGTATTTTTGGTGTGGAATTCTTTTTAACTGATGAAGGTGTTTATTTCTCCGAATTATCTCCTCGTCCGCACGATACCGGAATGGTAACTTTAGCAGGAACTCAAAACTTCAGTGAATTTGAATTGCATCTGCGAACAATCTTAAGCTTGCCTATTGCTGAGATCACCTTAGAAAAAGCCGGAGCTAGTGCCGTTATTCTTGCTTCTGATTTTTCAGAGAACCCTCGATATGAAGGTTTAGAAAAAATAGCTGCTCTGCCTAAAACGGATTTCAGAATTTTCGGCAAGCCTACAACCCGCCCTTACAGAAGAATGGGGATTGCTTTAACACACGATACCTTAGACACTCCGGTAGAAGAAATCGTGGAAAAAGCAAAAGCAGCAGCTTCCTTAGTTACGGTTAAAGCTTAA
- a CDS encoding pyridoxal phosphate-dependent aminotransferase → MNHVLSDRINNLAVSQTLAMAALARELKAQGKDIISLSLGEPDFNTPDFIKEAAKKAIDDNWSAYPPVDGYVDLKEAICHKFKRDNNLHYTPTQIVVSTGAKQSLYNVAQVMLNNGDEVILPAPYWVSYFEIVKLSGGVPVEVPTAIDSNFKMTAEQLEAAITPKTKMMWFSSPCNPSGSVYSKAELEALVEVLKKHPQIYVVSDEIYEHINYTTDSYCSIGSIPGMEDRTITVNGVAKAFAMTGWRIGYIGAPEFIAKACTKIQGQVTSGANSIAQRATIAAVSAEPSAIQYMVDAFKNRKEIVYQLLSEIPGFKVNQPEGAFYFFPDVSEYFGKTIKGKEIQNANDFAMFLLAEANVATVTGDAFGNPNCIRLSYATSEELLREAIKRIKEALA, encoded by the coding sequence ATGAATCACGTATTATCTGATCGTATCAACAATTTGGCTGTTTCGCAAACTTTAGCCATGGCTGCTTTAGCACGCGAATTAAAAGCTCAAGGAAAAGACATCATCAGTTTAAGTTTGGGAGAACCTGATTTTAACACTCCCGATTTTATTAAAGAAGCGGCAAAAAAAGCTATTGACGACAACTGGAGCGCTTATCCTCCGGTAGATGGTTATGTTGATTTGAAAGAGGCTATTTGTCACAAATTCAAACGCGATAATAATTTACATTATACTCCTACTCAAATTGTAGTTTCAACCGGTGCTAAACAATCCTTATACAATGTAGCACAGGTTATGCTGAACAATGGCGACGAAGTTATCTTGCCGGCTCCTTACTGGGTTAGCTATTTTGAAATCGTAAAACTTTCGGGAGGTGTTCCCGTTGAAGTTCCTACCGCTATTGACAGTAATTTTAAAATGACAGCCGAACAACTTGAAGCTGCCATTACACCTAAGACTAAAATGATGTGGTTCAGTTCGCCCTGCAACCCGTCAGGATCTGTTTACAGTAAAGCAGAACTGGAGGCTTTAGTTGAAGTATTAAAAAAACATCCGCAAATCTATGTTGTTTCTGACGAGATTTACGAACATATCAATTATACTACTGATTCATATTGCAGTATCGGTTCCATTCCCGGAATGGAAGACAGAACGATCACTGTAAACGGCGTTGCAAAAGCTTTTGCCATGACAGGCTGGAGAATCGGGTACATAGGTGCTCCTGAATTTATCGCTAAAGCATGTACTAAAATTCAAGGACAAGTAACCAGTGGTGCCAACTCTATTGCTCAGAGAGCTACTATAGCTGCTGTTTCTGCCGAACCTTCAGCGATTCAGTATATGGTTGACGCTTTCAAAAACCGAAAAGAAATTGTTTACCAATTACTTTCTGAAATCCCCGGCTTTAAGGTAAACCAACCGGAAGGTGCTTTCTATTTCTTCCCTGACGTTTCTGAATATTTCGGAAAAACTATCAAAGGAAAAGAAATTCAAAACGCTAATGACTTTGCCATGTTCTTATTGGCTGAAGCCAATGTAGCTACAGTAACGGGTGATGCTTTTGGCAATCCGAACTGTATACGTTTATCGTATGCTACCAGCGAAGAACTATTGCGTGAAGCGATAAAAAGAATTAAAGAAGCTTTGGCTTAA
- a CDS encoding fatty acid desaturase family protein — translation MQNKTPIFSKTNNAAFFRTLNKRVNTYFKENNLKKTGNWRLHLKTIIMFSLFLAPYFFLIAMDMPFWVYLLLSIVIGIGMAGVGMNVMHDGNHGSYSTKNWVNKIMGSSIYILAGNVYNWQVQHNVLHHTYTNIHGHDEDLDAGKIIRFTEKAKWHKFHKFQHYYSIFLYGLLTFNWAITTDFLQMKRYLKRQLSYGAFKKPAFQWTTLIITKAIYFSVWLVIPMILGIVWWKVLIGFIAMHYTAGLILSVVFQLAHVVEDTTNPEPNEEGEMEHTWAAHQLFTTANFAPKNWLVNYFTGGLNHQIEHHIFPNISHIHYKKISKIVKETAHEFNLPYYEFKTTRQAIYSHFKHLKELGRKPQFT, via the coding sequence ATGCAAAATAAAACCCCTATTTTTTCAAAAACCAATAACGCTGCTTTTTTCAGAACGTTAAATAAAAGAGTAAACACATACTTCAAGGAAAATAACTTAAAGAAAACAGGAAACTGGAGACTTCACCTGAAAACCATTATTATGTTTAGCTTATTTCTGGCTCCTTATTTCTTTTTAATTGCAATGGATATGCCTTTTTGGGTATACTTACTTCTGAGCATTGTAATAGGAATCGGAATGGCCGGAGTAGGAATGAATGTCATGCACGATGGCAACCATGGGTCTTATTCTACAAAAAACTGGGTTAACAAAATAATGGGTAGCAGTATCTATATTTTGGCCGGAAATGTTTATAACTGGCAAGTTCAGCACAATGTACTACACCATACATACACCAATATTCACGGACATGATGAAGATTTAGACGCCGGAAAGATCATTCGTTTTACCGAAAAAGCAAAATGGCACAAATTCCATAAATTTCAGCACTATTACTCTATTTTCTTATACGGCTTATTAACTTTCAACTGGGCTATCACTACTGATTTCCTTCAAATGAAACGTTATTTAAAACGTCAATTATCTTACGGTGCATTTAAAAAACCTGCTTTTCAGTGGACTACATTAATCATCACTAAAGCCATTTACTTTTCCGTTTGGTTGGTTATCCCGATGATCTTGGGAATTGTTTGGTGGAAAGTACTCATTGGCTTTATTGCAATGCACTATACTGCCGGTTTAATTTTAAGTGTTGTATTCCAATTAGCACATGTGGTGGAAGACACTACTAATCCGGAACCAAACGAAGAAGGTGAAATGGAGCACACTTGGGCAGCGCACCAATTGTTTACTACTGCTAATTTTGCGCCTAAAAACTGGTTGGTCAATTATTTTACCGGTGGCTTAAACCATCAGATTGAGCATCACATTTTTCCGAATATCAGCCATATTCATTATAAAAAAATATCTAAGATCGTAAAAGAAACGGCTCACGAGTTTAATTTACCGTATTACGAATTCAAAACAACCCGTCAGGCTATTTATTCGCATTTTAAACATTTAAAAGAATTAGGAAGAAAACCACAATTTACCTAG
- the rsmG gene encoding 16S rRNA (guanine(527)-N(7))-methyltransferase RsmG: MDKILQYFPDLSEKQIEQFKMLQSLYNEWNAKINVISRKDIDELYTRHVLHSLGIAKVISFKDGAKVMDVGTGGGFPGIPLAILFPNVDFYLIDVIAKKIKVVTEVANALGLKNVKAEQKRAELVKEEFDFIVSRAVTNMPDFVKWIKGRVAKDSVHEMKNGILYLKGGDLAEELAVYQNVQLFDLADIFEGEFFETKKVVYLPMKYNKKN; this comes from the coding sequence ATGGATAAAATTTTGCAATACTTTCCTGATTTGTCTGAAAAACAGATAGAACAGTTCAAAATGTTACAAAGCTTGTATAACGAGTGGAACGCTAAAATAAATGTAATTTCGCGTAAGGATATTGACGAGTTGTATACCCGTCATGTATTGCATTCTTTAGGTATTGCCAAAGTTATTTCGTTTAAAGACGGAGCAAAGGTCATGGATGTGGGGACCGGAGGTGGGTTTCCGGGAATTCCACTGGCTATTTTGTTTCCGAATGTAGATTTTTATTTGATCGACGTTATCGCTAAAAAGATTAAAGTGGTTACGGAAGTGGCGAATGCCTTAGGTTTGAAAAATGTTAAAGCAGAACAAAAACGTGCCGAATTGGTCAAAGAAGAATTTGATTTTATTGTAAGTCGTGCCGTAACGAATATGCCCGATTTTGTAAAATGGATAAAAGGAAGAGTGGCTAAAGACTCTGTACATGAAATGAAAAACGGAATTTTATATTTAAAAGGAGGTGATCTGGCTGAAGAATTAGCAGTATATCAGAATGTACAACTTTTTGATCTGGCGGATATTTTTGAGGGTGAATTTTTTGAAACCAAAAAGGTGGTTTACCTGCCTATGAAGTATAATAAGAAAAACTAA